From the Jatrophihabitans endophyticus genome, the window AGCGAGCGCGCCGTGCGCCGCGCCTCCCACGGCGCCGGTGACCGATCCGACGACGTCGGTCCAGACCGAGAGGTGGTGCACGACGGCGGTCACGACCCGCCGGTTGCCCGAGAGCGTCGAGGGCACGGCATGCCAGCCGCGCAACGAGGTGTCCCAGTAGACGAACGACGCGGCGAGCCCCGCCGGAACCGCGGTGGCGTAGCGGCGCGTCAGTCGGATCCCGCCCCTAGGTATCGGAGCCGGCGTGCTCAGCTCGACCGGCTGGCCGACGTACAGCGTCCCGGTTCGCCCCGCGCCTGCCTTCAGGCTGGTTCGTTGCGACGCGGTGATGCGCGTCGGCTCGATGGCGACCCGCTGGGTGGAGCCGACGGCGGTAGCGCCGGTGCGCGCCACCGCGGCAGCTGGTGTGGGCGGGGACAGCGAGGTCGTGGACGACGCGTCACCGCCCTTCCCGCCGGTGCATCCGGCGAGCAGCACCGCAACGACCGTCAAGGTCGTTGCTGCTCGTCGCCGCGTCCGCACGTCGTCCGCCCCCCGGCGCATTGCGTGCTCGTCATGGACCGGCCTGAAGAGGCCGGGGCAGCAGACTACGAACGGCGCGACGAGTTCGGCAACACGAAACCACGGTGCTCGCCGGTTGGTTCTCCGAGTCGATATGGCTCCGGCCGTCAGAACGACGCGAGCTACGACCTCGGCTTGTCGGCCGAGGAGATTGCGTCACCCGCATCGTCGACAGGAATCTCGCTCCGGGTCACGACATGACCGAAGGCGATGCAAGGCTACGTCGCACCTGCATCCACTGGCTCAGGGCGACGCCGCAGGGAGCGCACGAGGCGAGGAACCGTCCGGTGCTGCGCCTCCCGTCGTCAACGCGCGCAACGTGTCGAGGACGCCTAGCATCCACGCAATGATCGACTTTACAAACGGATCCATCTTCAAGCTGGGACGGTGCGACCCTGCCGAGATCTTCGATGCGATCGCTCCGTTGCTGGTGCCCGGCGAGCGAGTGCTGGCGAGCTTCAAGACCATCCGTGACTTCGTGGTCTTCACTGACAAGCGCTTGATCGCCGTCAACGTGCAGGGGATGACAGGAAAGAAGCGCGACTTCAGCTCTCTGCCCTACAGCAAGATCCAGGCGTTCTCGGTCGAGACGGCGGGCCACTTCGACCTCGACTCCGAGCTCGAGCTCTGGTTCAGCGGGCTCGGGAAGGTGAAGCTCGATTTCAAGGGCCAGGCCAACATCGTCGAACTGGGGCAGATGATCGCGTCCTACGTGCTGTAGTCAGCGCTGCTGGCCGAGGGGCCGAGGGTTGTCCGTCATCGAGTTCAAGACGTGTGTGACGTCCGGACCGAAACTCATCATCCGCGCGGGTCAGACCACACGCACCATCGA encodes:
- a CDS encoding PH domain-containing protein; the protein is MIDFTNGSIFKLGRCDPAEIFDAIAPLLVPGERVLASFKTIRDFVVFTDKRLIAVNVQGMTGKKRDFSSLPYSKIQAFSVETAGHFDLDSELELWFSGLGKVKLDFKGQANIVELGQMIASYVL